CGCCATCCAGGCCAGCGCCTTTCTTGATCGCACGCTCGAGGGTTTCGCGGGTCATCGAGGCTTTCTTGGCCTGGGCGATCGCCAAGCGCAGACGCGGGTTCATATCCGGGTCGGCGCCCGACTTGGCCGCGATCTGGATCTCCTTGGCCAGCTTGCCCATGATCTTGCCCTTGGCGTTGGCGGCCGTTTCTCTATGCTTGGCTTTCCACTGTGCGCCCATCTCGACTCTCTTTGTCTCAGCGGCCGGTTCAGGAAGCGACCGGCCAAAAGTGGGGAGAGTTTATACGCCCTCGCGGGTGGGATCGACAAGAAATCGCATGGCGGACATTCGCGGGCAGCTCGTAGCGGCGAACCGCCGCCCCTGCAAGCGGTGGGTACCTGTGGGAGCGGCGGTGCGGCGACCCGACTTGCCCGCGGAAATGCCCACACCGACTCAGCCCTTGTCCGCCTTCCCCGCCGCCGCCGCGAACTTCGCCAACCGCACATCCAGCCGCCGTGGGCGCAACCCTCGGTCTTCGGCGCGTTCCTTGCGCCGCACGGCATCGCGCACCATCAGCGATCCCAGGTAGCGGATCGGCTCCGGCGGGAACTGCCCCAGCGGCCCCTTGACCAGGGGCGAGCGCGTCCAGGCGTTGTCCATCCCCAGGGCCAGCGACGAAAGGATCTGCCCGCCCATGTGGCAAGGCCCTACCCCGCTGCCGGAATAGCCGAAGCCATAGAACACGTTGCCCTGCCCGTCCAGCCGGCCGAAGAACGGCAAGCCGGTCACCGAGCGATCCGATGGCCCGTTCCAGCTCGCGGCCAGCGGCACCTCGGCCAGCGCCGGGAAGAACTCGCCCAAGGTCCGCTTCAGCAGCGATCGGTAGGGTGATGGCTGATCGAAGACCGGCAGCATGCGCCCGCCATAGGCGAAGGTATTGCCGCCCTTGCCGAGCATCAGCCGACCGTCGGGTGTGTTGTGGTAGTAATGTACGAAGATGCGCGAATCGAGCACGCTGATGCCGGTCTCCAGGCCCGTCTGGCGCAACAGTTCGGGGCACGGCTCGGTGATCACCATGTCGCTGGAGACGATCGCCACGCTGCGCTCGAACTGCGCGAACTGCCGCGCCATCCAGGCATTCAGGCCCAGCACGACCCGGTCGGCACGCACGGTGCCGTGGGCGGTGCGCACCTGCACCGGGGCGCCGTGCTCAAGGCTGGTCATCGCCGTGCCCTCGTGGATGCGCACGCCACGCTGCAGCGCGACCCGGCGCAGGCCACGCACCAGCTTGCCCGGCTGTACCGTGGCGGCCGCTGGCGAGAACCAGCCTTCCCGGTGGCGGTCAGAGCCTGCCCGGCGCTGCACTTCATCCAGCGCCAGACGCTGGAACGAGTTGATGCCCTGGCGCTGCAGCGCGGCGATCACCGCATCGGTACTGCCGACCTGGGCGGCATTGGTGGCGGTGTACAAGGTGCCGTCCATGCGGTAGTCGCAGTCGATGTGATGTTCGGCGCAGAACGTGCCGATGGCCGCGATACTGCGCTCCGACTCACGGACCAGGCGCACCGCCTCGGCCACACCGAACAAGCGCTCCAAGGTGAAGTACTTGGCCGACCACGACAGCGCACAACCACCATTGCGCCCGCTGGCACCGGCGCCGCAGATATCCGCCTCGATCAGCAGCACATCCAGCGCCGGCACCGCCTCCTTGAGCATCAGCGCGGTCCACAAGCCGGTATAGCCGCCACCGACGATGCACACATCACAGCGCACA
The Pseudomonas putida genome window above contains:
- a CDS encoding FAD-dependent oxidoreductase, with the translated sequence MRPFWLQQALDPQNEAVCPPLQGDVRCDVCIVGGGYTGLWTALMLKEAVPALDVLLIEADICGAGASGRNGGCALSWSAKYFTLERLFGVAEAVRLVRESERSIAAIGTFCAEHHIDCDYRMDGTLYTATNAAQVGSTDAVIAALQRQGINSFQRLALDEVQRRAGSDRHREGWFSPAAATVQPGKLVRGLRRVALQRGVRIHEGTAMTSLEHGAPVQVRTAHGTVRADRVVLGLNAWMARQFAQFERSVAIVSSDMVITEPCPELLRQTGLETGISVLDSRIFVHYYHNTPDGRLMLGKGGNTFAYGGRMLPVFDQPSPYRSLLKRTLGEFFPALAEVPLAASWNGPSDRSVTGLPFFGRLDGQGNVFYGFGYSGSGVGPCHMGGQILSSLALGMDNAWTRSPLVKGPLGQFPPEPIRYLGSLMVRDAVRRKERAEDRGLRPRRLDVRLAKFAAAAGKADKG